A window of Pirellula sp. SH-Sr6A contains these coding sequences:
- a CDS encoding NAD-dependent protein deacylase, translated as MSERFDWMVTPGQSAAIEKIVRALQKSQSLLFITGAGISAESGIPTYRGIGGLYNADTTEDGVAIEEALSASMLAKNPALTWKYLAQIGLAVQGAKHNRAHELIAEIDRSFPRVWTLTQNVDGFHRAAGSKNFIEAHGNMHSLFCTKCSYTESVEKFDGIDIPPSCPHCAALVRPDVVLFGELIDGPGIEQLQSELEKGFDMVFSIGTTSVFPYIQAPVFMAKSVGNVTVEINPSETTISHIVDYRLAMPAGVALHEIWNRYFASNRS; from the coding sequence ATGAGCGAAAGGTTTGATTGGATGGTTACCCCAGGACAGAGTGCTGCGATCGAGAAAATCGTTCGTGCCCTGCAAAAGTCACAGAGTCTCTTATTCATCACGGGCGCGGGTATTTCTGCTGAGTCGGGGATACCCACCTACCGAGGTATTGGTGGGCTCTACAATGCAGATACCACCGAGGATGGTGTGGCGATTGAAGAAGCGCTTTCCGCTTCCATGCTGGCGAAGAATCCTGCTTTGACCTGGAAGTATTTGGCGCAAATCGGGCTGGCGGTTCAAGGTGCAAAGCATAACCGAGCCCATGAACTGATCGCGGAGATCGATAGAAGCTTTCCGAGGGTTTGGACACTCACCCAAAACGTGGATGGATTCCACCGTGCTGCTGGCTCCAAGAATTTCATCGAAGCCCACGGTAACATGCATTCTCTATTTTGTACGAAGTGTAGCTACACGGAGTCGGTGGAAAAGTTCGATGGGATCGATATCCCACCCAGTTGCCCCCATTGTGCCGCTTTGGTGCGGCCCGACGTCGTCCTGTTTGGTGAGCTGATTGATGGTCCCGGAATAGAACAGCTTCAAAGCGAGCTTGAGAAGGGATTCGATATGGTTTTTAGTATCGGGACAACAAGCGTTTTCCCCTACATTCAGGCACCAGTCTTCATGGCTAAATCGGTGGGGAATGTCACTGTGGAGATCAACCCGAGCGAGACGACTATTTCCCACATCGTCGATTATCGACTAGCCATGCCAGCCGGCGTGGCACTCCATGAAATATGGAACCGCTACTTTGCATCAAACCGATCATGA
- a CDS encoding DUF1559 domain-containing protein, with translation MKRIQHSPNPTLRTAFTLVELLVVIAIIGILVGLLLPAVQAAREAARRMQCSNSIKQIALATMNYESAYRKFPMTGTVDVDFSVQARILAFIEQGNLSNLLDYSKPAFSGPFNAKVPNPLFAQAFATPVPIFLCPSDPAPSTTTMQVNGSTVAYGGLNYMFSNGSGTGTNYDWRWVTDGIVCQNTSRAFRDITDGASNTAILSETARSVGNDMTLPAGILPRFPYQYTLNGSNGVSSALQSSRGLKATGSPWSAFVDASGNISNPQTDAIWSSFGGWRGGNSTAIRGRGISWAFNGSINSLTNGYYTPNSRTPDLVIHHTGFFGPRSYHTGGANVGLADGSVHFLANGIDTATHRALHSCNGGEVVGEF, from the coding sequence ATGAAACGCATTCAACATAGTCCTAACCCTACACTCCGAACTGCATTTACTCTCGTGGAATTGCTGGTCGTAATCGCGATCATCGGTATTCTGGTAGGTCTGCTTCTTCCTGCCGTGCAGGCTGCCCGCGAGGCGGCCCGTCGCATGCAGTGCAGCAACAGTATCAAACAAATCGCGCTGGCCACCATGAACTACGAATCTGCGTATCGCAAGTTTCCGATGACGGGGACCGTGGATGTCGACTTCTCGGTCCAGGCTCGCATCCTTGCCTTCATCGAGCAGGGAAACTTGAGCAATTTGCTCGACTACTCGAAGCCCGCCTTCTCTGGACCTTTTAACGCGAAGGTTCCCAATCCCCTCTTCGCTCAAGCGTTCGCAACACCGGTTCCCATCTTTCTTTGCCCTAGCGATCCCGCCCCCTCGACAACGACGATGCAAGTAAACGGTTCAACGGTTGCCTATGGTGGGTTGAACTATATGTTTAGCAATGGAAGCGGAACTGGAACCAACTACGACTGGCGCTGGGTAACGGATGGAATCGTATGCCAAAATACATCGCGAGCTTTTCGCGATATTACGGACGGAGCTTCCAACACAGCGATCCTCAGCGAAACTGCCCGTAGCGTTGGAAATGATATGACGCTTCCTGCTGGCATATTACCTAGGTTTCCCTACCAATACACGCTCAATGGTTCGAACGGAGTGAGCTCGGCACTTCAGTCGAGTCGCGGCTTAAAGGCCACGGGTAGCCCGTGGAGTGCATTCGTCGATGCGAGCGGCAATATTTCCAACCCGCAAACCGACGCGATTTGGTCAAGCTTTGGCGGTTGGCGAGGTGGCAACAGCACGGCGATTCGGGGACGTGGAATCTCTTGGGCATTCAATGGCTCGATCAATTCCTTGACGAATGGTTACTACACACCGAACAGTCGCACGCCGGACCTAGTTATCCACCATACAGGTTTCTTTGGTCCGAGAAGCTACCACACCGGCGGTGCCAATGTTGGTCTAGCCGATGGTTCGGTGCACTTTTTGGCGAATGGTATTGATACTGCAACCCACCGAGCTTTGCACAGTTGCAACGGCGGTGAAGTTGTTGGCGAATTCTAG
- a CDS encoding SulP family inorganic anion transporter, translated as MLDLFRTQPKNLKNELLSGLTVALALVSEAIAFAFVAGVSPIIGLYSAIMIGLICALCGGRPGMISGATGAMAVVVVSLVAIYGIEYLFPTVILCGLLQLIVGFARLGVLIRMVPHSVMLGFVNGLAVVICMAQFGSFKTVSSIGSLQFMRGPALWIMVALAALTMAIIWLLPKLTKAVPASLVAILVVSAIGIASNRLLPAYLAAENQSHVVTTVGDMLATNSKVAAAKAVLSEGQHSRTSSHDTVEIAALMPEQAAAVTSAMNNIDPKSTSISAGLPTLFFQSFALPPMTLATLWIIFPFAAVLAAVGLVESLMTLTLIDEITETQGNSNRECLGQGIANIVCGLFGGMGGCAMIGQSLINVESGGRGRTSGAFAACCLLAFVMFFSQWIEMIPMAALVGVMFMVMIGTFEWASLKLYRKVPFIDFLVMVIVTLYTAIMHDLASAVILGVIVSSLAFTFKHAKNVNADIKCNEHGAKVYQLHGPLFFASTTQFKELFDARKDPDTVVIDFYFTRVYDHSAMEAIQVVAKKYQQLGKTVHLTHLSEECRQMIRKAKDLITVSFSEEPQYHLTTDKFLPPSETVRGV; from the coding sequence ATGCTTGATCTCTTTCGTACCCAACCTAAAAACCTCAAAAATGAACTCCTTTCGGGTTTGACTGTCGCGTTAGCGCTGGTATCCGAGGCGATTGCATTCGCCTTTGTCGCGGGAGTCTCGCCGATCATAGGCCTTTACTCTGCAATCATGATTGGCCTGATCTGTGCTCTTTGCGGTGGACGGCCTGGAATGATCTCCGGCGCAACCGGTGCGATGGCTGTCGTCGTTGTGAGTCTCGTTGCTATCTATGGCATCGAGTACTTGTTTCCGACGGTGATCCTATGTGGATTGCTTCAATTGATCGTCGGATTCGCTCGGCTCGGCGTACTCATTCGCATGGTGCCGCATTCGGTGATGCTTGGCTTTGTCAACGGGCTTGCCGTTGTGATCTGCATGGCACAGTTTGGGAGTTTTAAGACAGTGAGCTCGATTGGTTCCCTGCAATTTATGCGTGGGCCTGCGTTATGGATCATGGTCGCACTTGCGGCGCTCACCATGGCGATCATTTGGCTGCTTCCGAAGCTTACCAAAGCAGTCCCCGCATCGCTAGTCGCCATTCTCGTTGTGTCCGCAATTGGTATCGCCTCCAATCGCTTGCTTCCTGCCTATTTAGCTGCCGAAAATCAAAGTCATGTCGTTACAACCGTAGGTGATATGTTGGCTACGAACTCGAAGGTCGCTGCTGCAAAGGCCGTCTTATCGGAAGGGCAGCATTCGAGAACCAGCTCGCATGACACGGTAGAGATTGCAGCGTTGATGCCGGAGCAAGCGGCTGCAGTTACTTCGGCGATGAACAATATCGACCCTAAGTCAACAAGCATTAGCGCCGGACTACCGACACTGTTTTTTCAATCATTTGCCTTGCCGCCAATGACCCTTGCGACGTTATGGATCATCTTCCCATTTGCCGCTGTGCTTGCCGCCGTTGGACTTGTCGAGTCGCTAATGACCTTGACGCTGATTGACGAGATTACGGAGACGCAAGGAAACAGCAATCGTGAATGCCTCGGTCAGGGGATCGCAAACATCGTCTGCGGTTTGTTTGGTGGTATGGGCGGTTGTGCCATGATTGGCCAATCGCTAATCAATGTAGAGTCAGGCGGACGCGGCAGAACATCGGGTGCATTCGCGGCTTGCTGCTTACTGGCCTTTGTGATGTTCTTCTCGCAGTGGATTGAGATGATTCCTATGGCAGCACTCGTCGGAGTGATGTTCATGGTGATGATCGGAACATTCGAATGGGCCTCGCTGAAGCTCTATCGAAAGGTTCCCTTTATCGACTTCCTGGTGATGGTCATCGTCACGCTGTACACGGCCATCATGCACGACCTTGCTTCCGCTGTCATCCTCGGGGTCATCGTTTCATCGTTGGCTTTTACGTTCAAGCATGCCAAGAACGTGAACGCGGATATCAAGTGCAACGAACATGGTGCCAAGGTCTATCAGCTTCACGGACCGTTGTTCTTCGCCTCGACGACACAATTCAAGGAGTTATTCGATGCCCGGAAAGATCCAGACACGGTTGTCATCGACTTCTACTTTACGCGAGTCTATGACCACTCGGCGATGGAAGCGATCCAGGTCGTGGCGAAGAAGTACCAGCAACTTGGAAAGACAGTACACCTGACGCATCTCAGTGAGGAATGTCGACAGATGATTCGCAAAGCCAAAGACTTGATCACGGTTTCATTCTCCGAAGAGCCGCAATATCACCTGACGACCGATAAGTTTCTGCCACCATCCGAAACCGTTCGAGGCGTGTAA
- a CDS encoding type II toxin-antitoxin system VapC family toxin, translating to MNTVYVETSIVSYLRQRPSSQVVAAARQILTHQWWNQHRTSYELVASQYVIDEASAGDVLLAKERLESLDGIPLLPITPEVPQIAQRIMALGVLPPKAQVDALHISLAAHHRI from the coding sequence ATGAACACTGTTTATGTTGAAACTTCAATCGTCAGCTATTTGCGGCAGAGGCCAAGCTCGCAAGTGGTTGCCGCAGCGCGGCAAATCCTCACGCATCAGTGGTGGAATCAGCATCGAACCAGCTATGAATTGGTTGCGTCGCAATACGTTATTGACGAAGCATCTGCCGGAGACGTTTTGCTTGCGAAAGAGCGGCTCGAATCGCTCGATGGCATTCCATTGCTACCTATCACGCCCGAGGTTCCCCAGATCGCCCAGCGCATCATGGCTTTGGGGGTTTTGCCACCAAAGGCACAGGTGGACGCACTTCACATTTCCCTTGCTGCTCATCACCGGATATAA
- a CDS encoding RNA 2'-phosphotransferase has product MNSSSKSITSTSKFLSLVLRHQPDVVGMKLDPEGWLPIDELIENANRQGKQWTLSLLHEVVASCEKKRFTLSEDGLKIRANQGHSVPNVELNLEPIAPPEVLYHGTVFAFLDSIREQGLLKRSRNHVHLSADIETAMKVGARRGKPVILTIHSDAMHESGHVFYLSANGVWLTDTVPVSFIDFPEQT; this is encoded by the coding sequence ATGAATTCTTCATCAAAAAGCATCACATCCACAAGCAAGTTCCTCAGCCTCGTACTTCGGCATCAGCCCGATGTTGTAGGCATGAAGCTTGATCCCGAGGGGTGGCTACCGATCGACGAGCTGATTGAGAACGCCAATCGCCAAGGGAAGCAATGGACGCTGTCGCTATTGCATGAAGTAGTTGCGTCCTGTGAGAAGAAGCGTTTTACTCTCAGCGAAGACGGACTGAAGATTCGCGCCAACCAAGGACATTCGGTCCCAAACGTGGAGCTCAATCTTGAACCGATCGCGCCACCCGAGGTTCTTTACCACGGAACGGTTTTCGCATTTTTGGATAGTATCCGCGAACAAGGGTTGCTCAAACGCTCTCGCAATCATGTCCATTTGTCAGCGGATATCGAAACGGCCATGAAGGTCGGAGCTCGGCGAGGGAAGCCCGTCATCTTGACCATTCACTCTGACGCTATGCACGAATCGGGACATGTCTTCTACCTGTCGGCCAATGGCGTTTGGCTAACAGACACTGTTCCTGTTTCGTTTATTGATTTCCCAGAACAAACTTGA
- a CDS encoding macro domain-containing protein, which yields MAAVESVTGDLLDQEVEVIVNAWNRNIIPWWLLLPQGVSGAIKKRAGYQPFREVAKHGPIPLGGAVLTGAGRLPFKGIIHVAGISMWWRSSEFSIRESCRNAMGIAREQGYQSIAFPLIGAGTGGGAMERVEKLMMDQLGMEEFTGRVVIVRYET from the coding sequence ATGGCAGCAGTCGAATCGGTTACCGGTGACTTGCTCGATCAGGAGGTCGAGGTGATTGTCAACGCCTGGAATCGCAATATCATTCCATGGTGGCTCTTGCTGCCGCAAGGCGTTTCGGGTGCGATCAAGAAGCGAGCAGGATACCAGCCCTTTCGCGAGGTTGCTAAGCATGGCCCCATTCCATTGGGCGGTGCGGTTCTGACCGGCGCTGGCCGGTTGCCATTCAAGGGAATCATCCATGTGGCTGGCATCAGCATGTGGTGGCGCTCGTCCGAGTTTTCGATTCGAGAGTCTTGTCGGAACGCAATGGGCATTGCTCGCGAGCAAGGCTACCAATCGATAGCGTTTCCTCTCATTGGGGCTGGTACAGGGGGCGGGGCCATGGAGAGAGTGGAGAAGCTGATGATGGATCAGCTCGGCATGGAAGAGTTTACAGGGAGGGTTGTTATTGTTCGGTACGAGACATAA
- a CDS encoding DUF1254 domain-containing protein, which yields MKNIVAILLVTTLLNHSLAPSSLSYENRREHPYLASSSHSNSPDKIPSSIHDLTRKAYLWGWPLVYLTNVQRAAALIKRPGISGGAPVAPVNRLSMLTEPVSPDFKSVPCPNPDVIYGFSILDLSEDAVVLQVPDLSDRFWMVQLGDHRTDSFGELGCMYGSKPGFYMIVGPNWRGVAPSSIVQVFRSSTSLAYLIPRVLTRSQNDVIRVQSALSEISVTPLSKWSGQWKRHDWTKRKWYPAIGESTRSRCKSVHPATFFADLSNVLDAVPPLEGEETFYEEMRSLLHAAQHNDALMAELQERARELESTLIEPLFDFSRISNPLPTGWTSVSNGAAFGTDFVTRAAVAKSNIFVNRANEAKYFYLEADGQGESLQGSRDYSITFPKGALPPHQGFWSLTAYNSDHRLEPKDHAPYALLGSPDNLSYNEDGSLTISISQQKRPSIRSNWITPPPGRFVLYLRIYVPDEPVLSGAWVPPSVAVEPTVSNQGLLVSVTPNIDSNDAR from the coding sequence ATGAAGAACATTGTCGCAATCCTCCTCGTCACCACATTGTTGAACCATAGCTTAGCTCCATCATCACTCTCCTACGAGAATCGTCGTGAGCATCCCTATTTGGCATCCAGCTCTCATTCCAATTCGCCAGATAAAATCCCATCAAGCATTCATGATTTGACTCGCAAAGCGTATTTGTGGGGCTGGCCTCTGGTCTACCTGACCAATGTGCAACGCGCAGCCGCTTTGATCAAGCGACCAGGTATAAGTGGCGGTGCTCCCGTCGCTCCGGTCAATCGATTGAGCATGCTGACCGAACCTGTTTCGCCCGATTTCAAATCGGTTCCATGCCCTAATCCCGATGTCATCTACGGCTTCTCCATCCTCGATCTTTCTGAGGATGCTGTCGTCCTGCAGGTACCTGATCTATCGGACCGTTTCTGGATGGTCCAACTGGGAGACCATCGAACGGATTCCTTTGGCGAATTGGGATGCATGTACGGAAGCAAACCTGGTTTCTACATGATCGTAGGTCCGAACTGGCGGGGAGTCGCTCCCTCTTCGATTGTCCAAGTATTTCGATCCTCAACCTCGCTCGCTTACCTCATTCCGCGAGTGTTAACGCGATCGCAGAACGATGTGATCAGAGTCCAAAGTGCCCTAAGCGAGATCTCTGTTACTCCACTTTCTAAATGGAGCGGTCAATGGAAAAGGCACGACTGGACGAAACGAAAATGGTACCCAGCTATTGGAGAGTCAACCCGCAGTCGCTGCAAATCTGTCCATCCTGCCACATTCTTTGCCGATCTGTCCAACGTCCTCGATGCCGTGCCTCCACTCGAGGGTGAAGAAACTTTCTACGAAGAGATGCGGTCACTGCTCCACGCAGCACAGCACAACGATGCACTAATGGCAGAGCTTCAAGAGCGGGCTCGCGAGCTGGAATCCACGCTCATCGAACCCTTGTTTGATTTCTCACGAATCAGCAATCCACTCCCAACAGGCTGGACCAGCGTATCGAACGGCGCCGCATTTGGAACCGACTTTGTGACGCGAGCCGCAGTTGCAAAATCGAATATCTTCGTGAATCGAGCCAACGAGGCGAAGTATTTCTATTTGGAAGCAGATGGCCAGGGCGAATCCTTACAAGGTAGCCGAGACTATTCGATCACCTTCCCAAAGGGAGCCCTACCGCCCCATCAAGGCTTTTGGTCGCTGACCGCGTACAACTCCGATCACAGACTAGAGCCTAAGGACCATGCGCCCTACGCCTTGCTAGGATCACCAGACAATCTCTCGTACAACGAAGATGGCTCCCTCACCATCTCGATCTCGCAGCAAAAGAGGCCCTCCATACGGTCCAATTGGATAACGCCTCCTCCAGGACGATTCGTACTCTATTTAAGAATCTACGTTCCGGACGAGCCAGTCCTGAGCGGAGCGTGGGTTCCCCCTTCGGTGGCAGTCGAGCCTACCGTATCGAATCAAGGCCTTCTCGTCTCCGTGACTCCCAATATCGATTCAAACGATGCTCGATAG
- a CDS encoding YdeI/OmpD-associated family protein, with protein MITEIEDYFSKGCGRCNRFATLDCSTQRWSPGLEQLRQICLSLNLTETVKWGHPCYMHSGRNIVIIGALRNDFRLSFFNAALMKDPKGLLEKQGPNTQYPDMIRFTDNNQVLEKKPVIEEYLAEAIVYADLNIKPTKLKTELQLPDDFIEALGADPELADAFYRLTAGRQRSYLINLNSAKKPETRISRIAKYREKILAGKGATER; from the coding sequence ATGATAACTGAAATCGAAGATTACTTTTCCAAGGGATGCGGACGCTGCAACCGATTTGCGACTTTGGATTGTTCCACACAACGCTGGAGCCCAGGCCTTGAACAGCTCAGACAAATCTGCCTCAGTCTGAATCTGACGGAGACGGTCAAATGGGGACACCCTTGCTACATGCACAGCGGTCGCAATATTGTCATCATTGGGGCTCTTCGGAATGACTTCCGGCTGAGTTTTTTCAATGCTGCTTTGATGAAAGACCCCAAAGGGCTGCTAGAAAAACAGGGGCCGAACACCCAGTACCCCGACATGATCCGTTTTACGGACAACAACCAAGTCCTCGAGAAGAAGCCTGTCATAGAGGAATATTTAGCAGAGGCGATTGTCTACGCCGACCTGAACATTAAGCCCACAAAGCTGAAAACTGAGCTACAACTTCCAGACGATTTCATAGAGGCTCTTGGCGCTGATCCCGAGCTAGCAGATGCCTTCTACCGATTGACCGCCGGACGCCAACGCAGTTACTTGATCAACTTGAATTCCGCAAAGAAACCCGAAACGCGCATTTCGCGCATTGCGAAATACAGAGAGAAGATTCTCGCGGGAAAAGGCGCGACGGAACGTTGA
- a CDS encoding IS3 family transposase, producing the protein MEQLQAKFSVSERRACRVLDQPRSTQRFVGQPKDDDARLTKKILDYVRERPRWGYRRITQLLRRSGELINVKRVYRLWKAAGLKVPRKSRLKRATGEKANACHLQPAGCKNDIWSWDFVQASTVGGKTIRFLNIVDEYTRVCLSIKASRSITSEDAIDTLAELIAMHGVPKRIRSDNGPEFISAAIKRWLSSLGIEVLYIEPGSPWQNGVCESFNSKLRDEYLSQTELLSEQDARLKARAWQNDFNEKRPHSSLGYLTPSEFARRCGASPSLAALAPANHHNEMATPLPTT; encoded by the coding sequence GTGGAACAGCTCCAAGCGAAGTTCTCTGTATCGGAACGTCGTGCCTGTCGAGTGCTCGATCAACCGCGATCGACGCAGCGATTTGTGGGGCAGCCCAAGGATGATGATGCGCGGCTGACGAAGAAGATATTGGATTATGTCCGTGAGCGACCACGCTGGGGTTACCGTCGTATCACACAGTTGTTGCGTCGCAGTGGTGAACTGATCAATGTGAAGCGAGTCTATCGCCTTTGGAAAGCAGCAGGCTTGAAAGTACCAAGAAAAAGCAGACTAAAGCGAGCCACTGGGGAAAAGGCAAACGCTTGTCACTTGCAGCCTGCGGGCTGTAAGAACGACATTTGGAGCTGGGACTTCGTTCAAGCCTCGACGGTTGGTGGCAAGACGATTCGCTTCTTGAACATCGTTGACGAATACACTCGGGTGTGCCTGAGTATCAAGGCAAGCCGGAGCATTACCAGTGAGGATGCAATTGACACGTTGGCGGAGCTAATCGCCATGCATGGAGTACCTAAGCGGATTCGAAGTGATAACGGCCCAGAGTTCATATCAGCGGCGATCAAGCGTTGGCTGTCGTCGCTGGGGATCGAGGTGCTGTACATCGAGCCTGGTTCACCTTGGCAAAACGGAGTCTGCGAGAGCTTCAACAGCAAACTACGAGATGAATACCTGAGCCAGACCGAACTGTTGAGCGAACAAGATGCACGACTCAAGGCGAGGGCTTGGCAAAACGACTTCAACGAGAAGCGTCCGCACAGTTCGCTGGGCTACTTAACCCCCTCGGAGTTCGCGCGTCGTTGTGGAGCTTCGCCTTCGCTCGCTGCGCTCGCTCCAGCGAACCACCACAACGAGATGGCTACGCCATTACCAACTACCTAA
- the gdhA gene encoding NADP-specific glutamate dehydrogenase, which yields MPDVQKKVEEIYQQVVRRNPGELEFHQAVKEVIDTLGPVLKKYPHYAEHKVIERICEPERQIIFRVPWQDDSGEVQINRGFRVQFNSVLGPYKGGLRFHPSVLLGTIKFLGFEQVFKNALTGMPIGGGKGGSDFDPKGRTDAEVMRFCQSFMTELHRHLGEHTDVPAGDIGVGAREIGYLFGQYKRMTNRYESGVLTGKSPHWGGALVRREATGYGAVYFAEEMLKTKGDSLAGKVCVVSGAGNVAIYAIEKIQQLGGTVVACSDSGGVIYHERGIELDTLKQIKEVERKRISVYADIHHDAKFIPSGSIWDIPCQVAMPSATQNELDGTAAKKLVSNGCIAVSEGANMPTTPEGVRVFQESGVLYAPGKAANAGGVATSALEMQQNATRDAWSFEHTERRLHEIMIEIHRACYETSAEFGATGNYVLGANIVGFKRVAEAMVAFGLI from the coding sequence ATGCCAGATGTTCAGAAGAAGGTCGAGGAAATCTATCAACAAGTCGTTCGCCGCAATCCGGGGGAGTTGGAGTTCCATCAAGCGGTGAAGGAAGTGATCGATACATTGGGACCGGTTCTCAAGAAATATCCACACTATGCGGAGCACAAGGTGATCGAGCGGATTTGCGAGCCTGAGCGGCAGATCATTTTTCGTGTGCCATGGCAAGATGATAGTGGAGAAGTGCAGATCAACCGCGGGTTTCGTGTGCAGTTCAATAGTGTGTTAGGTCCTTACAAAGGGGGATTGCGATTCCATCCCTCCGTACTGCTGGGAACGATCAAGTTTCTTGGGTTTGAGCAGGTCTTCAAGAATGCATTAACCGGTATGCCTATCGGTGGGGGAAAGGGTGGATCTGATTTTGATCCAAAGGGGAGGACTGATGCGGAGGTGATGCGGTTTTGCCAAAGCTTTATGACGGAGTTGCATCGGCACCTCGGGGAGCATACCGATGTACCTGCAGGGGATATCGGGGTAGGTGCACGTGAAATCGGATACTTATTCGGGCAATACAAACGAATGACCAATCGCTACGAATCGGGCGTTCTTACAGGGAAAAGTCCGCACTGGGGAGGGGCCTTGGTGCGTCGGGAAGCGACGGGGTATGGGGCTGTTTACTTCGCAGAAGAGATGCTCAAGACGAAAGGAGATTCGCTGGCGGGCAAAGTTTGCGTCGTGTCAGGGGCTGGTAATGTCGCGATCTACGCGATTGAGAAAATCCAGCAACTGGGGGGGACCGTTGTCGCGTGCTCCGACTCGGGAGGTGTGATTTACCATGAGAGAGGGATCGAATTGGATACCTTGAAACAGATCAAGGAAGTGGAACGGAAACGTATTTCGGTATACGCCGACATACACCATGATGCGAAATTCATCCCAAGTGGCAGCATTTGGGATATTCCTTGCCAAGTAGCGATGCCCTCGGCCACGCAGAATGAGCTCGATGGGACTGCGGCAAAGAAGTTGGTTTCCAACGGATGCATTGCTGTTAGCGAAGGTGCGAATATGCCGACGACTCCAGAGGGGGTACGCGTCTTCCAGGAATCGGGTGTGTTGTACGCTCCAGGAAAGGCTGCTAACGCAGGTGGGGTCGCAACCTCGGCACTGGAGATGCAGCAAAATGCAACTCGTGATGCTTGGTCCTTCGAACACACAGAGCGACGATTGCATGAGATCATGATTGAAATACATCGTGCGTGTTATGAAACATCTGCCGAGTTTGGAGCTACCGGGAACTATGTCCTGGGTGCCAACATAGTTGGATTCAAACGCGTCGCAGAAGCGATGGTTGCCTTTGGATTGATTTAG
- a CDS encoding transposase, giving the protein MTRKRNRHSADQIVKKLRDADAMLAAGKSVGEVLQALEISEPTLSRWRSQYGGMKSEEAKRLKQLEDENQRLKKLVAEQALDIQMLKEITRGN; this is encoded by the coding sequence ATGACGAGAAAGCGAAATCGGCATTCGGCCGACCAGATTGTGAAGAAACTACGAGACGCTGATGCAATGCTCGCTGCGGGCAAGAGTGTCGGCGAGGTACTACAGGCCCTCGAGATCAGCGAACCGACCTTGTCGCGTTGGAGATCCCAATACGGGGGCATGAAGAGCGAGGAAGCCAAGCGGCTGAAGCAACTTGAGGATGAAAACCAACGACTGAAGAAGTTGGTTGCCGAGCAAGCACTGGACATCCAAATGCTGAAGGAGATCACTAGGGGAAACTGA